The genomic stretch tacatataatccacaagagaaaataatagttgaatttataaaaatgaccccgttccacagctgtgtttttttttgttttgttttgtttagtgatttgatgtttagtgatagtagttgttcatgagtcccttgtttatccagaaaaatccttcaggtactacaaattctttggtttttcagcatttttgtgtatttgaactctttccaacaataattgtataattttgagatccatctttccacactgaggacaactgagcgactcatatgcaacactgatgcttcagaaaaacgatgcattaagagccggagggtgaaaactttttgaatttgaagatcagggtaaatttcacttattttgtcttttgggaaacatgtacatatcttctgtagcttctgaagggcaatactaaatgaaacaaatatgatatttaggcaaaataagaaaaatgtacgcatcttcaatctgttcaaaagttttcatcccccctcccggctcttaatgcatgttttttccttctggagcatcagtgagtgtttcactcttctgtaatagttgcatattagTCCCTCATATGAGTTGTCCTCAATGAAAGTcaaagattgatctcaaaatcatacagtcattgatggAATGGGtctaaatacacagaaatgctgaaaaaccaaagagtttgtgggacctgaaggattgtTATGAAAAAcagtgttcaggacaaacaagagactcataaactaaacaaaacaacacagctgtgggtcatttaggtaacaacacagtattaagaatcaagtgcatgtaaacttttgaactcttgagtcatttttattaaattattttctcttgtggactatatgtaaatgtcagtcttattcaggtcagtactacataaaacataacatgcattttgtatgatccctcttattttggtaaaataattaacattttgcagattctgcaaggtgtatgtaaacttttgacctcaactgtaaatgcaagcttgatgagcataaaagacttttaaaaaaccttaaagGAGGCAAATCTGTGAAAAATCTGTCTTTTTCCGTGTTTGAGTGTTATAATTGGGTccctggtgcatctaccaacccagaaaacatgaaaatgaacaacccagtacattttttgttggtaagcctttctcttgaagcttgtgaaaaaacaaaagccGCTCATATTTCACTCTCTCTCCGTGATGTAGAAAAGGGAggttattataatattaccaccctCTGCAAGTTTGTACGTGTGGCACCGCCATTCTGTTTACACAAGCAACACCGGTGTGTACCAGTTCTGACGCCATGGCGAAAGTTCAAGTAAAACATGCTCAGAAATGTATATATcataagtttaaactaatatagtGTGATAGACATGATTATCAAatccaaacagatgttttttagcagagtatctgaggtatgagctgtaaaggcacagccctgttctggaaaaaggggcggggagcagcagctcatttgcatttaaagagacatgcacggaAACAGTgcgtttctgcttccactcaaaataggcattttcaaaatgatataataaatgatctgtggggtactTTGAGCttaaacttcacagacacattctggggacacaaGCGACATAATAGGTCTCCTAATGCACTTCTTTCTTCATCAGAATTGTTTTCTCTCTCAAACAGAGTGATAGAGAGAAGGCAGAAGGTTTACCTGTTGCTCCTTTCATGGACAGAGAAAAAGTGACCAAGCCCACTGCTCAGATCGGCTTCATCAAGTTTGTCCTGATCCCCATGTTTGAGACAGTGATGAAGGTGAACTGGCTATGCTCGGACTTTAGAGTACAATGCGAAACCTGCAATAGATACCAAATTGTGACATTGCTTGTTCTCTTTGTGTTGCAGTTGTTTCCTCAGATTGAGGAGGTAATGGTACAGCCCTTACGAGAATCCCGGGACAGATACGAGGAACTCAAACAGATAGATGACGCCATGAATGAGGTTAGCAGTGAGCATTTATTAGTTATGTTTTAACTGGCATTTGCCATTTTCTCCTTATTATCCCGGTTTCTTTTCATAGGTGCAGAAAAAGAAGAGTGAAAATTTAACAATGggaggaaaaaagaaatgaggaaGGTCAATGTTTAAACATTGCACTGCATGCATTTTAGTCATTACTGGTGTTATATTTAGTCAAACCTAGctttttgcttatttgtttcagCTGGAATCCCATCAGAGGCAGTAAATAGCAGGAAATGAGTGAAATCTTGGCCATTTGAAAATCCAAAGCATCTTTCAGGGAATTGAACCATGTACAGCTCAGCTATGAaccatttgtgttgtttttatttggttttgtaAAAGTATAAACATTATACAGGATGTACAGATTTGTAGTCACttttactcaaaaaaataaaagtctaacTTTAAGAAAAACTGAATGCACAGATCTCATTTTTTAAAGCACTCTTGTTATACATTATGTTCCTGTTGTCTGATGAAATTGCACCTGTGTGACGGCGCTGGCTGTAGCTGAGAGGACTGAAAGTATAGCAGCCTCTAGTGGCCAAAGGACACTACAGCATGGTAATATTCAGAAAACTGAGactatgaatgaataaaaaaaaattataatcactgtaaattaacaaaaaaaaaaagaaaaaaagaaagtaatatatttatgtaaacattacaaaaaagcaaaacttaAAATAAGACAACGTTCTCTCAGCTGGTGCTTTGAGGCATAGCGCCGCTCTccgttttactttttttattgggTTTAGAGCCATTTGCTGCTGCTCTCTTCCTGCTCTCCTGTTCTAGTCTTTCCTGTTTCTTCTGCAAATATGACGCCATGTTGTCGAAGTTCACCTTATACAGGTGCTTAAACTGACTCTCCAGTCCCATAGAACCTGTGAACAGAGGACAAGAGGAAAGCATGAGGCATGAAGtgttcagaattaaaaaaaatgtaaagatacattaaccctataaagcctgaatacagtgtatgtaaactcaaaggtttacatacacctcgcagaacctgcaaaatgttaattattttaccagaatgagatatcatacaaaatgcaagtatttttttttttttatacttagCACTcaccacaaaaatatatttcacataaaagacgtttacatatagtccacaagagaaaataatagttgtaaaaattaccctgttcaaaagtttacatacatttgattcgtaatactgtgttgttacctgaatgatccaaagctgttttttttagtgatagtttttcatgagtcccttgtttgtcctgaacagttaaacggcctgctgtcccacaaattctttggtttttcaccatttttgtgtatttaaaccctttccaacaatgactgtatgattttgagatccatcttttcacactgaggacaactgagggactcatatgcaactattatagaaaatttaaacactcactgatgcttcagaaggaaacacgatgcattaagagccggggatgaaaactttttgaattcgaAGGTcaggtaaatttcacttattttgtcttctaggaaacatttaagtatgttctgtagcttctaaagggcagtattaaatggaaaaaaaaatgatattttggcaaaataagaaaaatgtacacatcttcattctgttcatcggctcttaatgcattgcgttttctttctggagcatcagtgagcgtctaaatcttctgtaatagtcgcatgagttcctcagttgtcctcagtgtgaaaagatgaatttcaaaatcatacagtcattgttggaaagagttcaattacacaaaaatgctgaaaaatctaAGAATATggtggacctgaaggatttttctgaagaacagcggacaatttaactgttcaggacaaacaagggactcatgaacaactaccactaaacaaaaaaaaaaacacagctgtggatcattcaggtaacaacacagtattaagaatcaagcgtatgtaaacttttgaacagggacatttttataaattcaactattattttctcttgtggactatatgtaaacgtcttttatgtgaaatatcttattcaagtcagtactaaataaaaaaataacatgcattttgtatgatccctcttattttggtaaaataattaacattctgcaaggtgtatgtaaactgtaCACTTATTTAATATGTCAAGGGGTTACAGGGTTAAGGGGTCATTGTATACATATACCCCTGAGATGCAATTTTCATTAGTTCCTTTGTTGTTACTCATTTTTCTTCACATGAAAACTGAATTGGTGTCCACAAGTAAACCGTTTTTACAGCTTCATTGAGTTTTTTGGACTGAGGAAGACTGTTTTCATAGTGCTCAACTCAATCTCAAATCAACTCAAAGGGCAAATTTGCTTCCTCATGATATGAATGCTTCATTTTTGAAGCactcatgtttttttctgttttattataatattgttgGATTTCCTACCTTTGAAGACATTCCACTGAGCTTGTAATGCTTCAGTGACCCTCCTCTGTTCATGAGTATCTGAGTCACACAGCTATAAACAAGCAAGATGAGTTAGTTGGAGCAATTTGACTTTAAAACATGAGAGAAAGCCACTTGACAGCATGTATGTACCTTCCAGCGCTGCTCTGAGTATTGATACAAGAGCATGTTCACATCTTCACTCTCCAGTAAGACCCAAAGCTGGTTCTGTGAATCAAATGTCATGTCCCAGGGAGCATGGGGAAGTGCAAGAGTCTCCGCAGGGCTCAGACACCCCTCTGTCCCAGAACCCACCATGAAGAGCTGAACGGAGGGGAATCTACACAGATGGATATGATTTTAACTGTTTGAATATATAGTTGGTGTGTAAATGAcacaataataaaagaatacTGTTGTTGTCACCAAGACTTCCCCAGAAGAAAAGATAACCAGAAGTGATGGCATGAAACATACCTCTCACATTGCACAGCTATGTGTTTTCCATCCGGTGAGCTGATGATCCTGCTGACAGCAAACctctaaagacagaaagaaatacAGTCAGTGTCCTATAACTTTTTGTGCAGTAGTGagagtaatgttttggtagcgaccacatcacattacagaattttaacttgcatactaaaacactaccaAAACATACTCAAATACAAACAATTtacataactgtactaaaattttgtttatttcccccaaatacgAGTATTaggtgttcccttttgtcactatcGATACAATGACATGTTTCTGTAGTGATCAATGCTATGCTATGCAATGCACATGGTACctgcacagttctgaacagtggtacacgtataaaaactaaatattatggaaaaacttccaaaaaaaagtgtgcttaattgcagaaaaaaaggtgtttgATAGTGACATTCCTTAAAGATACACACAGACTTTATAAACTTTCGAACACatttacagtactgtgcaaaagtcttaggccactagtatatTCACCAgcaaaaaatggtttaaagtaagttatttctgtcttttgctgtagtgtgtcagtaaaaaatatcagttaacatttacaaacattctgtttgccattaattgtaataatctagtgagatttttatttacacaaggagtctgacaacagccagtgctccacacagagatctgatctcaccatcatccagtctgtctctggaatgacatgaagaaacagaacaactgagacagactaaatccagaagaactgtttcaacctctccaagatgtttcaaataacctgcctgcaaagctacctgaaaaactatgcacaagtgcacatagagCTTTAAACGCAACTGACTttgaaccatttttagctgatgaaaatactagtggcctaagacttttgcacagcactgtacctcaaaatgatgagacCTATCTACTCAtcttgtagctatgagagagagggacacatgaatatttcctgatcataaatttagcgttgtagttaaaatcagtctcagccaatggattCAAACATAcagtgtttcggtagtgacgtgGGAAATGCGGgacacattttttgtttcataatttacaaagaaaatataattttttttttaaagaatcaaaaAGACACTTCTGAAAacaacaatagaaaaaaaaatttcaaaaattatttcaatataattttcataagttgaaatttagggggtAGGGTTTgcgacagccacctcccaactgaaagtatctaataaatgatgattttatatatattatgcttacttatatttgaaatattattgttttaatagataatagaaggaccTTAATAAACACCTAAGATTAATACTTAAATACTtttgggacagcagtttgcatcaattctgtagaatggcccataaagaataaaatatttcttccAGTATTTCTACTGTAATagaatgtttgtttatgttctaatgtttgtttttacactCTTTTATTTAACACAAACTAGGTAGATACATTCAATTAATTAACCACAATTAATAAGTTCTTCAACAAAAACAAGTTCTTGAGGGGAAAAATTAAATACCATTGCAGCttacatttttgcaatttacagtattttaattcagttaaattattttagaacataattcatttgaaaattttataattcattaaatcTAGGATTTTGCCAATGAAAACGGcagatttataaaataataattcaatattattgttaacaaatattactaaaatgcTTTACACTGTTACTCTTGTAGTTATGTTTTGATTTACATGTAAATGAATATGACACTATCATGTTTGtaaataaggatttttttttaatgcattttcgcTAAGTTTAAAAGTCTTTACCCCGGTTTaacagacaaggcttaaacctagtcccagactaaaatgtaagtctgagctgtttcaactgaaagaaacttgcactgattggTCTTAAAACATGCCAgcgcctttgttttgtcttaagatgcacaccagtaatgttttttttttgttgttgtttttttccccaagacACTTTTTTTAAGATTACTTAAATGTCGTAATTGAACTATGGCttaatcctggtttagtctaaGCCGTGTCTGTTGAAAAATACGTCTCCTGCAAACATTCTTTCCATTTTATTTCCTCTTTAAGTGGCTTTATTCACATATTACTATGATTTGTCATACACTACTTGTGTGTAcacatccatatttaaaataaacatttaaaagtatcaaAAAAGTCAATATACTTAGACCCCAGGGGTCCACAGACCTTCAGTTGAAAACCATATATCTAGGTCAAtatagaatttaatttttgttggaCTGTAGCACATATTGCATGTGTTACATATGTTCATGAATAGCTGACTGAATAATATGGACGGCACCTTTTCTGTGTCCGTGTTTTCAGAGTCAACGGTGAACTGCCTTAGGTCAACGCTGTGTAACCGCCGGCCAGTCTCATACTGCCAGACCTTCATTGTGCCATCCTGTGAACACAATCATGTCAGTCCCACTGTATTAAGACACCTATATCACCCTTATACTCGCTATGACAACAGAatactacagtaaaacagtaaagaaaatgtaaactGGAAAAACACCTACTCCTGAACCTGAGAGAAGCCAGTCAGGATGTCCCGCAGGCACAAGCAATGCACTGACAAATCTGCATGAGAAAGCGAACATGACTGAACAAGTAGGAACAACATATGAGGTGCAATATAACACTATCAGCCTCCCACAGTCCACACTTACTCTCTGTGGCCTAGACAAAAAGCCTGAATGTTGTAGGGTGACCGCCGCAAACTCACTCTGATCTTTTCATCTCGGTCTGCTGTTATGATATATTTATCATCAGGAGAAAGAATCTGTAGAAGAAAATACAAAaggataaaatattaaactcactgaattttaaatatttttgtttgggTGCTGCACTAACTcccagaataaaaaaagtacttttaagGAAATAATTCAGCCATTTAATATTTTCCAATCTCTAGAGGTAAACACAAaagtataaattattaaactaaCAAAGCTAGAAATTATATTAGTAAAGTGGTTAAGTAACttcacaaacaagcaaaaataaagtgaattttacatatttttgtttgtatactGAACTTGATATGAAAAGCACTGTTGTGTTGTTGTGCATCATACCACATCCAATAACATGGAGAGATGTCCCAGCTTCAGCTCTCCTGGTTTTTGTGGCTCCAGAACAGAAAATGAATATACATCTCCAGACTTATCAGCCACAAAGACTTCATCCTCAGCCTGAGTAAATGCAAGAGACGTGCACCGCCGCACGACCCACCTACAGGAGGACAATCATAAGACTTACATACAGCCTCAGAGAAAAATTAGCACTGAAGGAACGGTTTGGAATGATATAAGTGATGGTGAGTACATTTAGGTAAATAACCTCAGGAATGAGTGTGTGCTGTTACCGTGTACTAATGCACTGCCATGATGGTTCAGTACAGAAGAGAACAAGACGTTTGTGGTCATCAGTGAGCGCTACGTGCTTCCCAGACGCTGAGACAGCAAATGCAAGAATCCTGTCACTGCCACTGTCCTTCTCCTCTGATGCTTCCTCAGCACTGcaatacacaaatatacactttaacatatttttgtatattttttgtgaCCTAATCCTCAAACAAAGAGAGAAACAAATGCACAAGTTACCTTTTATTATCACCATCAGCTTCCTTTGGTTTCTTCTCAGCTTTCGCACAATCAAACACAAACGGCTCTCTATCAGAAAAATATGAAAGTTTGGaaagtacataaataaaataaaataaaaagtaggtGGAGCAAATAGTCCACATAGAAAGATTATCAAATATAATCCTACAAAAAAATCAATGCTGAAGTCTTCGGATCTGAATAATATAAagatttttgctatttaataaCAATCAATCTGTGGTACTGATATCAGCACAGCTGACTGGTTTATGTATagattcttaaatatatattcaaataaaaaaataaaaaaattatacatatatatatatatatatatatacaggggttggacaatgaaactgaaacactggccaatatagtgttggaggtttcatggctatatttatgcagcctggtggccagtctttactgatcgcacattccaccaataagagcagagtgtgaaggttgactatgtgcacccaatagctcaaacattgtaccctgaaggtggtgccgtgtattaggatgataatgcaccaatacacacagcaagactggtgacaagagtgatttgatgaacatgaaagtaaagttaaacatctcccatggcctgcacagtcaccagatctgaatattattgagccactttggggtgttttggaacagctgagtcaggaaatgttttcatacaccaacatcacatttTAACCTggccaaaataaaaaacaaaggaatggctcaaaatccttctggctactgtgcaggacttgtatatgtcattcccaagatgaaataatgctgtactggctgcaaaaggaggccaaacggcatactaattgtggtctaaacccaggtgtttcagtttcactgtccaacccctgtatatatatatatatatatatatatatatatatatatatgtgatataatatatattcaagtcaaaataatattgcatttgtaagtgtttaataacattttactatACTATTTGAATTCAACCCAACAGACaaatagtattaaaattaaaaataggtgTTTTATATCTTTAggttaagtttaacaaaatgcatatttatcacaaatgtgaccctggaccacaaaaccagtcttaagtcgctggggtttatttgtagatatagccaaaaattcattgtatgggtcaaaattattgatttttattttatgccaaatatctttaggaaattaaataaaaatcaagttccatgaagatattttgtaaatttcctactgtaaatatatcaaaactttgatagttaattttgattagtaatatgcattgctaagaacttcatttggacaactttaaaggtgattttctcaatatttatttatttattttttttttttgcaccctaaaattccagattttcaaatagttacagctcggccaaatattttcattaacaaagCATACATCGATGGacagattatttattcagctttcagattgtGTATaaatcttatgactggttttgtggtccagggtcacaaatagtttGGACTAACGTTACACTGACGCATTAATTTTAACTCAAAGTTTAAGcaaattaacaacaataaaGCAACTAGCTGTAATTATTGACAATTAAATTCAACTTCTATAAGTTTCAGACGACGGAAGAAAAAAGAATCAGAAATTAAGCTGATTTCAAATTTAAGAATTAAACATTAAGACAACAGTACGTAAAGAATAATATGtataaacaatacaatacaataaacaatagTTCAATATGATGATGCAAAATGGACTTGGGAACCTGTGAAAACTTTGCAGCACAGTACTGATATGTGCTGTACTGGTATTAATCATGTAGTTTGGAGTGGTGCAAACGTTTGTGCAGTATTTCTGCTGAGACGCCATTGTTTCTGCAGCATATCAAAAATAGCGAGCTGGAACTAAATAGGTAGTTGACAATCTAAAACACAGCTACTCACCCAGACTGTTTAAGGTTTATAGCAATTAACGTAGTAGAACAGCTTGAAACAAACCAGTCTGCCTTTGAACACACTACTGCCATGATGATTGTTGTTCACGTGTGAAGTGACAGTCGCGCATTTAATACGTCATAAACATAAGCGTGCAGGAATCTGGCATGACGAAACCGCCATGAAGAGTGTACCGAATAACAACGGGTGTTGTTGACACTCTTGCTAATAACACTtcagtattattaaaatagagaTATTAGTATTATATTTCACTTAATAGCTGACATtgttaggtaaaaaaaaacctCGTTTGTACTGGACATGTTTACAATAATTGTATCGGTTCAGAAGGGGGCGTGTTCGTTATGCAAAGCCATAACGTTAGCGTGCTGAGCTTTAGTGCATGCAACACATCTTTTACTTGGCTGTGATCTTTCTTGAGTTCAGAGCTGTCGTTCGTGAAGATTTCCTCAAACTAAAGCTTTGATTTAAAGATTTGTCACAGTTAGGAAGTTTTGTAGGATTCAGTGGCACACTTGCCTGCACAAAACACACTAAACATCTCATCtaggtaattttaattttctttatgtgTATTGTAAATGATGTGCATAACAAACTGATCACTGTTAATGTGAGCTATTGCATTTTCTGTATCTGTATTGCATGCTCTCTAAAAAATACAGATCTGTTTTCGTGGAAATTATAAAGTAACAATTTAATTTCTTCTAAACAGTTTGTTGACgatgttaaatatttacagtCACACATTGtcaacattaattcatgcagatttttttttcataggcTTTCTGCAGTAAAGATGGCAGCCTCTTTGCTCAGGGTAGGACGACTCGGATCTCTCAGGGTAACTCGCCGTTTTTTCGacatttattaagaaatatGCATGCACGCATATTATAGCGCATGTACTTACTCTAACTCGCGCTATTTAAACGTGTGAAACCGTGCAGTCAGTCCTTTTGTGAACACAAGCTAATGCTGCTCGAATGTTAAAGCACTGGAGCATTTAATCCACTCAGACTCGACGCATGAATACCTTCTTTGTGCTGGGTTTACATGCACGACATGATTTACATGAAGATATAGCATTCAATAAGTGCATTTACTTAGATATTATAGATTTGAACCCTGCAGCTAAAACAGTGTGAAATTTAGGagttgtttgaaaaaaaatttgtttaatgtttctttatatatatatatatatatatatattagtttttagAACATGTTTCGAATTTTAAAACAGTTGCcgaaaattatttgttttaatgtctACTGAAAAACCTAAAAGTGTTGGTCAACTCGCAGACTTCCCATGAGAACACTATGTACTTTTTGCTGGTACATTTCTCTGAGCGCACAGTAAACGACCTACAGGTGTAAACAGAACTGCAAAAACTGTTGTGATTATTTATATGGATTTGCTGTGTGTTTTGaaatcagtgttgtttttgtgtgtgtcttgTTGTTAGTGTTTGCAGACGGAGGGCTTGAGTTCCATCAGAACAGCTCCTGCTGTAGCTTTCAGCTCCAAAACTGGGGACAGCAAGAAGTCCAAAAAATCTAACAAAGGTAAATCTTTCTTCAATTTATGTCACagtaattttatgtttgtgCTGTTCATTTGGGGAGGAGGGCTCTGCATTTCAGATCTTGACACCATACATTGGAAAACTGGTTTGTGTGGTTGTTGCAGCTGTTGTTTCTGAACCAGCTGAAATGCATTTTGCTCTCTTACTGTGTCATGTAAGAGTAatacaatgcaaataaaaattaaccataCCAAAGTCATTGCCAAAAGTTTAAACAAAATGATACAATAAACAGACTTTACAATCAAATTTATTTGCACTCTTTCGCTTACAAATTTACATATACAGTCACCTGTATAACAGGGTGATCAGGCCCCAAATGCAAAGCCTGCTattatgatgaataaaaaaaaaaaaaaaaatatatatatatatatatataaatttgtaataaatttgttatgggggggaaaaaaagaagagaaatatTTGACCGCAATGATTGGACAATCATAATCGGGTATTTCAGACAGAcaagtaatattaatatgtttGTATAGAATATAGATACAGAATATAATGGTGTAACGGtataaaaaggttttaaaaatgttaaatgttgcTGTCATATCCAAGGAGGGTAAGGGCAAACGAGTTTAGGATATATTCCAGACACAGATGTGtttacagtttacatttttacatcaaaatgtATAGTGTTTGCAGACTTTTTGGCAATGACTGTATATGCAAAAGGAAAGGATCACCATAATCTGCTAAAACCAATAACAGATCAAAGTGTGGTACCAGCATCTTTTTGCACAAGCAGCACTTGTTTAGTACATAACTTATTAGTTTTATAGAGGCCCgcatctatatttttaataaagacaCAAAGATGGGATGttgattataatataaattaaactcttagtcttttctttttctctgtgGGCATTTTTGTAAAGCAAAACTGGTCACATGGAGTTTTTGAAGATAACCTAATGACCTGTGATCCAAAAATGCTACTGTACTATGTTCCTCTAAGGTTAGAGGTGGCAGAGGGCTTGGGAAGGACTTGCCATGTGGTGTTGCACTGACATATATGTTTAGTACTATATGTGGATGGCCTAACTACTTATATGTGTCACCTTGACATTTAGAGTTAAAGAATGCACTGCATGAATGCGTTCATGAAGCCACTCCCTCTGTTCATTTAAG from Labeo rohita strain BAU-BD-2019 chromosome 9, IGBB_LRoh.1.0, whole genome shotgun sequence encodes the following:
- the wdr4 gene encoding tRNA (guanine-N(7)-)-methyltransferase non-catalytic subunit wdr4 yields the protein MAVVCSKADWFVSSCSTTLIAINLKQSGEPFVFDCAKAEKKPKEADGDNKSAEEASEEKDSGSDRILAFAVSASGKHVALTDDHKRLVLFCTEPSWQCISTRWVVRRCTSLAFTQAEDEVFVADKSGDVYSFSVLEPQKPGELKLGHLSMLLDVILSPDDKYIITADRDEKIRVSLRRSPYNIQAFCLGHREFVSALLVPAGHPDWLLSGSGDGTMKVWQYETGRRLHSVDLRQFTVDSENTDTEKRFAVSRIISSPDGKHIAVQCERFPSVQLFMVGSGTEGCLSPAETLALPHAPWDMTFDSQNQLWVLLESEDVNMLLYQYSEQRWKLCDSDTHEQRRVTEALQAQWNVFKGSMGLESQFKHLYKVNFDNMASYLQKKQERLEQESRKRAAANGSKPNKKSKTESGAMPQSTS